From the Quercus lobata isolate SW786 chromosome 6, ValleyOak3.0 Primary Assembly, whole genome shotgun sequence genome, one window contains:
- the LOC115994765 gene encoding cysteine proteinase COT44 — protein MAPNLSSSSLTTMSIAISTLLFLSFVSSSYASDDMSIISTSTSASRSDAEVMEIFQSWLVKHGKVYNGIGENDKRFEIFKENLRFIDEHNSQARTYKVGLNKFADLTNEEYRAKYLGTRSDPKRRVMKSKNPSRRYTFNAGEKLPNSVDWRVKGAVSPIKDQGSCGSCWAFSTVAAVEGINQIVTGELISLSEQELVDCDREYNGGCNGGLMDYAFDFIKKNGGMDTESDYPYLGIDRKCDATKKNTKVVSIDGYEDVPPFDENALKKAVAHQPVSVAIEAGGMALQLYDSGVFTGECGSALDHGVVAVGYGTENGVDYWLVRNSWGTNWGENGYIKVQRNVFETYTGKCGILMEASYPVKTGQNPSKAFWAFESAVEIISSA, from the exons atggccCCCAACCTTTCCTCTTCTAGCTTGACAACCATGTCCATAGCCATATCCACCcttctcttcctctccttcGTTTCCTCATCATATGCCTCTGATGACATGTCCATCATATCAACTTCAACTTCAGCTTCGCGAAGCGACGCAGAAGTGATGGAGATCTTTCAGTCGTGGCTCGTAAAGCATGGAAAAGTGTACAACGGGATTGGAGAGAACGACAAGAGGTTTGAGATCTTCAAGGAGAACCTGAGGTTCATTGACGAGCACAACTCTCAGGCTCGCACATACAAAGTTGGGTTGAACAAGTTTGCCGATTTAACCAACGAGGAGTACCGTGCCAAGTATCTGGGCACCAGGTCCGACCCTAAGAGAAGGGTCATGAAGTCAAAAAACCCAAGCCGGCGTTACACCTTTAACGCCGGTGAAAAGTTGCCTAACTCCGTTGATTGGAGGGTGAAGGGTGCTGTTAGTCCGATCAAAGATCAAGGAAGTTGTG GAAGTTGCTGGGCGTTTTCAACAGTGGCGGCAGTTGAAGGCATAAACCAAATTGTCACCGGTGAACTAATCTCTTTATCGGAACAAGAACTTGTGGACTGTGACAGAGAGTACAATGGTGGATGCAATGGAGGTCTCATGGATTATGCCTTCGATTTCATTAAGAAAAACGGTGGCATGGACACCGAGTCTGACTACCCTTACCTAGGCATTGACAGAAAGTGCGACGCGACCAAG AAGAATACTAAGGTTGTTAGTATTGATGGGTACGAGGATGTTCCACcctttgatgagaatgctttGAAAAAGGCTGTGGCACATCAGCCTGTGAGTGTTGCAATTGAAGCCGGTGGCATGGCTCTTCAGCTCTATGATTCG GGTGTGTTTACCGGTGAATGTGGCTCGGCACTAGACCATGGTGTGGTTGCTGTTGGATATGGCACAGAGAATGGTGTGGATTACTGGCTTGTGAGGAACTCATGGGGAACCaactggggtgagaatggatACATCAAGGTCCAGCGCAATGTGTTTGAGACATATACTGGCAAGTGTGGAATTCTAATGGAAGCTTCTTACCCAGTCAAGACTGGACAAAACCCAAGCAAGGCTTTTTGGGCCTTTGAAAGCGCTGTTGAGATAATCAGCAGTGCTTGA